One Bacteroidia bacterium genomic window, CATAAATTAGCTTGACTGTAATATCATTTTGCGCTTGCAGATGTGGAATATCGGATTTTTTTATGTATAACCACAACTTTTTGCCCTTCCGAACTTGCTCAAATACCTCTCCACGAGAACCTATACAGGGTACTATCTGGTTGCTATAAAAGTCTAATGAGTGATTACTAAAAGTAAATGTTGCAAAAGAGTAGTCTTTGGGCATATTTTGTTTGACGTATTTAGCTATTTCATGCGTACTTTGGTACTTTAGCAAGGTAGGATATACATGCAGGCTAAATACTACATGCAAGGCTATCATAGTAGTTACGCTGCTTAACAAGAATTGTTTTTTTATCCATTGTTGATATTGGGTAAAAACAAAAAACAATGTAGCCACAATATACCACACCCAATGGGAAGGAAAAAGCCATAGTATAGTAATACACAACAAGGCATATATCAAATAGTTCATGCTAAATTGTGCTACAGAAAGCCATCTTTTTATTTTTTCGTAATCTGTAAGAATGTGCTTAGCCGTGAGCATAGCACCCAAAGGAACTACAATATAAATGTAATGAGGAAGTTTGTAGTGAGAAAAGGATAAGGTTACGAAAATCAAGGTAAAGCTGCCCCAAAGGCTATACTCTACTTGTGTTTCTTTTTTGAAAAAATTAAAAGTTTCTTTAATATATGCGTACGCCCACAATATAGTCCAAGGTCCAAATGCCCATAGGTAAGAATGAAATAAGAAAAAATATCCTGCATCGTTGCGCCAAGGGCTTTCTCCCGTGATTCTGCCAAAGCTTTGCGACCAAAAAAAGAAACGTATAGCTTTAAGTCCGTACATTTGATACTGAGCAATAAGCATCGGAATAAGAAGTACTCCCGCTATGCTTAAAACAGCTAACCATCTCCAGTTGAGTATGCGCTTGAATTCGGCTTTGCGTAAGACATCTGTACCTAAGGCTAAAACAGGTAACATTATCCCCATTGGTCCTTTGGCTAACATTGCACAACCAATTGCTACACCCGCACCTAATATGTATATTGGCTTTTTTGTCTTTTCTAAGGCTACTAGTTGCCACAGTGCAAACAAAGTAAAGCCTATTTGCAAAGTATCTGTACGAATGTCATTTTGAATAAGAAAAAAAGTCTCCGTAGTAGCCAAAAATAGTGCACTCCAATAAGCTATCTCTTCATTGTACCATAAGTTCATTAACCGATAGACCGAATATATACATAAAAGCCCGACTAAAACCGAAGGTAGCTTATATCCAAAATTATGGATACCTAATAGTTTCATGCTCCATGCGGATAGCCAAAAAAGCAAAGGTGGTTTATCCAAGTAATCAGCGTACCGATGCTTGAAATACAAGTATTTTCCTGTTTCTATCATTTCCCGAGCAATAGAAGCATACTGTGCTGCATCGGTGTCCATTATGTCTACAAACATTCCAAATACATACACTACTACAATAGGTAAAAAGACAATTTCTTTCTTTCTCAAAATTTTCAGCATGGGCTTTTTTAGTATTTTTTAGTTTTTTTCTTTTGAGTATGGCTACTAATCACAAAAATTACCTTGTCCCCTTTACAAACGGAGTCCCGTATTCCAGGAGATTGACTGTATATTTTTGTAGGGTCAGCAAAAGGAATGTATTTGGTAGAGTCTACTTCATATTCTAATCCGTAGATATGTGCTTTTTGAATCGCTTCTTCCAAACTTAAACCGATAAATATGGGTGTAAGCATTTTAGTACATTTTCCGCTTCCCATAACAATATCTAACGTTTCACCTTGTGGAATCTTTTGACCTGCTTTTACAGGTTTTCCTTTGTGTTGATACTCTACGAATACTACATGCGAATAAGGAACGTACAAAATATTGCCTATATTCAATTTCAAACTTTTGAGCTGTTCTTTGACAATGTCCAGTGATCTACCCTTCAGGTCAGGTAGTTCTATTAAAGGGGGTTTGCTCATGTTGTAGGTCAAAATGACTTCTCTATTGCGTTTTTTATAGGTATATCCTGCTTTGGGATATTGTTCGATGAT contains:
- a CDS encoding glycosyltransferase family 39 protein → MRKKEIVFLPIVVVYVFGMFVDIMDTDAAQYASIAREMIETGKYLYFKHRYADYLDKPPLLFWLSAWSMKLLGIHNFGYKLPSVLVGLLCIYSVYRLMNLWYNEEIAYWSALFLATTETFFLIQNDIRTDTLQIGFTLFALWQLVALEKTKKPIYILGAGVAIGCAMLAKGPMGIMLPVLALGTDVLRKAEFKRILNWRWLAVLSIAGVLLIPMLIAQYQMYGLKAIRFFFWSQSFGRITGESPWRNDAGYFFLFHSYLWAFGPWTILWAYAYIKETFNFFKKETQVEYSLWGSFTLIFVTLSFSHYKLPHYIYIVVPLGAMLTAKHILTDYEKIKRWLSVAQFSMNYLIYALLCITILWLFPSHWVWYIVATLFFVFTQYQQWIKKQFLLSSVTTMIALHVVFSLHVYPTLLKYQSTHEIAKYVKQNMPKDYSFATFTFSNHSLDFYSNQIVPCIGSRGEVFEQVRKGKKLWLYIKKSDIPHLQAQNDITVKLIYENQYFMVANLSIAFLNPKTRMQTLESRCIVEVGLSA
- a CDS encoding PASTA domain-containing protein, producing the protein MINSFKQWIKPYYQKWLVFQEKRPVWATLIVHGGGAVIASLFLLWAIFNIFLPIYTRHGKSRQIPNVVNKRLPQAIEELEDKGLTVRLDSVYDEKKQPLTIIEQYPKAGYTYKKRNREVILTYNMSKPPLIELPDLKGRSLDIVKEQLKSLKLNIGNILYVPYSHVVFVEYQHKGKPVKAGQKIPQGETLDIVMGSGKCTKMLTPIFIGLSLEEAIQKAHIYGLEYEVDSTKYIPFADPTKIYSQSPGIRDSVCKGDKVIFVISSHTQKKKTKKY